The genomic stretch CCTTAATTTGTGGGATATTTCACCAGGTGATTAACCATTACTAAGGTGTAAATTTGTGATATGACTAATTTTAAAGAAGAATAGTATCGAAAAATCATACTTTTTCTCAAATTTCAATATTGTTATTATAAAAGCGTTGTGTATAATTTAAAATATTAGAATATTTAAAAAATAGTTTGGGGGAAATTTGATGAGAATGTTCACGAAAGGGTTATTGATTACGGTATTAGCGTGCTTGTTAGCGATTATGACGGCATGTGGTCAGAATGAAAGTAGTTCGACAAGCAATTCTGAAGGGGAAAGTGAGAAGAAAGAGAAGTTAATTGTTGGGACAGATGCTGCGTTTGCGCCATTCGAATACATGGATAAAGGCGAGATTGTTGGCTTTGATATGGACTTTCTTGATGCTGTGATGAAAGAAGCAGGTTATGAATGGGAACCAAAAAATATAGGTTGGGATCCGCTATTTGAAGCTGTGCGCCAGGGGAAAGAGGTAGACATGGCAATCTCAGGAATCACGATTAATGAAGACCGAGAAAAAACATTTGATTTCTCGAACCCATATTTTGAATCAACGCACATGGTGATGTTCAAAGAAGGAACAGATATTCAAACGGCAAAAGATATTGAAGGGCTGACAGTAGGTGTTCAAAACGGAACAACTGGACAAGCAGCAGCAGAAAAGATTATGGGAGATAAGAGCTCTAGTATTAAAAAATTTGAAAACAACGTTGTTGCCATTATGGCACTGAAAAACAACGATGTTGAAGCGGTAGTAACGGATAATACGGTCGTAAATGAATATGTGAAGAATAACCCGGATGATAATTTCCAAACAATCGAAGATCCTGAAAATTTTGAATCTGAATTCTATGGCTTGATGTTCCCTAAAGACAGTGAATTGAAAGCAGAATTCGATGAAGCGATTAAAAAAGTAATCGAAAGTGGAGAATACGCTAAGATTTATGAAGAGTGGTTTGGAAAAGAGCCCAATACAGATACGTTGCTTGAGCAAGTAAAATAAACGACTAATTCGACTTACTACGGCTTAAGTGATACAACAGCCGTAGTTCATTGTCGATTAACCATCGCAGAAAATCACAAAGGAGATCGAATATGGGCGTATTTTCATTTGAAATTGTTCGGGAGTATCTTCCTTTCTTTCTTAAGGGAGCTATGGTTACGGTTGGAGCTTCGTTAGCTGGGATACTAATTGGAAGCATCTTGGGGTTATTTATGGGGATTGGACGAATCTCAAAATCATGGTGGATTCGCTATCCATTTATCTGGTACATCAATGCTTTTAGAGGAACACCGTTATTCGTTCAAATTCTCCTCATTCATTTCGGCTTAATTCCGTTAATTATGGAATCCGTTAATCCACTTGTTTCTCTTATTGTTACATTATCCTTGAATGCCACCGCATATATTGCTGAAATATTTCGCGCAGGAATTCAATCTATCGATCGAGGCCAAATGGAAGCAGCAAGATCGCTTGGCATGACGCATGTTCAGGCCATGCGTCATGTGATTCTGCCACAAGCATTTAAGAGAATGATTCCTCCACTTGGCAATGAATTCATTGTGCTATTAAAGGACTCTTCTCTTGGAGCGATCATCGCAGCACCAGAATTAATGTACTGGGGTAGAGCCGCTCAAGGACAGTACTATCGCGTTTGGGAACCCTACTTAACTGTAGCAATCATATACTTAATCCTTACCCTTTCGTTGACGTATTTATTGAATTACATCGAAAGGAGATTGGATACAGCATGATTAAAGTCGAACGGCTGAAGAAATCATTTGGTGATTTAGAAGTTTTGAAAGAAATTAATGTCGAAATTAAACCACAAGAAGTTGTCGTTGTGATTGGTCCATCTGGCTCGGGCAAATCTACTTTTCTAAGATGTTTAAATCTTTTAGAATCCATCACTGGTGGAAAAGTGACGATTAAGGATCAAGATTTAACAGCAAAGGGGACAAATATCAATCAAGTGCGGACGAATGTAGGAATGGTCTTTCAACAGTTCAATTTATTTCCTCACAAAACCGTTCTTGAAAACATCATGATGTCTCCCATGAAAGTGAGAAAGTGGCAGCGCAAGCAAGCTGAGGAAAAAGGCCTTGCTCTTCTTCGTAAGGTAGGTCTTTACGAAAAGGCGCATGTTTATCCTGACTCTTTATCTGGAGGGCAAAAGCAGCGTGTTGCCATTGCGAGAGCACTTGCGATGGAACCTGAAATAATGCTGTTTGATGAACCGACTTCAGCTTTGGATCCAGAAATGGTTGGAGAGGTGCTTGAAGTGATGAAGGATCTAGCCAAAGAGGGTATGACAATGGTCGTTGTGACGCACGAAATGGGATTCGCAAAAGAAGTAGGGGATCGCGTTTTGTTTATGGACGGGGGATACATCGTCGAAGAAAATGTGCCAATTGAACTATTTGAAAACCCTAAGGAAGAGAGAACGAAAGCCTTTTTGAGTAAAGTGCTTTAATTAACGCAATATTTGTTAAAAAGCCTTGATCTTTTCTTCAGTAAGATTTAAGATGAAAAAAATAACTTAGCGATGAGGAAGAAGAGTAATCTTGAGTGACACTTTAGAGAGCTGATGGTTGGTGGAAATCAGCGTGTGCGACAGATGAATGGGCTTCTGAGCTTCCGAAACTGAACAATTTAGTAGGATTCGGCGGAGCGTCTTACCGATACAAAAGACACCTTATCGAAACGGGTTTCTGTAAGGGTAAGTGCGTTTACGTCTGTAAACGAATAAAGGTGGCACCACGGGGTCTCTCGTCCTTTTTTTAGAGGATGAGGGGCCTTTTTGTGTTGTATTTAAATGGAGGGGATCTTATGGGAAAGACAATTGTAACAGGAATTAAACCAACAGGACGGGTACACTTAGGGAATTATATTGGTGCCATTAAACCTGCGTTAGAGCAAGCACGAATTGAGGAGCTAGACCCAGTCTATTTTGTTGCCGATTATCATGGATTAACGAAAGTTCGAGATCAGAAACAGATGCAAGAATTATCATATGGGATTGCGGCCACATGGCTTGCTCTCGGGCTAGATCCGGATAAAGTTATTTTCTATCGCCAGTCAGATG from Bacillus sp. Cs-700 encodes the following:
- a CDS encoding basic amino acid ABC transporter substrate-binding protein; protein product: MFTKGLLITVLACLLAIMTACGQNESSSTSNSEGESEKKEKLIVGTDAAFAPFEYMDKGEIVGFDMDFLDAVMKEAGYEWEPKNIGWDPLFEAVRQGKEVDMAISGITINEDREKTFDFSNPYFESTHMVMFKEGTDIQTAKDIEGLTVGVQNGTTGQAAAEKIMGDKSSSIKKFENNVVAIMALKNNDVEAVVTDNTVVNEYVKNNPDDNFQTIEDPENFESEFYGLMFPKDSELKAEFDEAIKKVIESGEYAKIYEEWFGKEPNTDTLLEQVK
- a CDS encoding amino acid ABC transporter permease, translating into MGVFSFEIVREYLPFFLKGAMVTVGASLAGILIGSILGLFMGIGRISKSWWIRYPFIWYINAFRGTPLFVQILLIHFGLIPLIMESVNPLVSLIVTLSLNATAYIAEIFRAGIQSIDRGQMEAARSLGMTHVQAMRHVILPQAFKRMIPPLGNEFIVLLKDSSLGAIIAAPELMYWGRAAQGQYYRVWEPYLTVAIIYLILTLSLTYLLNYIERRLDTA
- a CDS encoding amino acid ABC transporter ATP-binding protein; this encodes MIKVERLKKSFGDLEVLKEINVEIKPQEVVVVIGPSGSGKSTFLRCLNLLESITGGKVTIKDQDLTAKGTNINQVRTNVGMVFQQFNLFPHKTVLENIMMSPMKVRKWQRKQAEEKGLALLRKVGLYEKAHVYPDSLSGGQKQRVAIARALAMEPEIMLFDEPTSALDPEMVGEVLEVMKDLAKEGMTMVVVTHEMGFAKEVGDRVLFMDGGYIVEENVPIELFENPKEERTKAFLSKVL